ATCAAGGGGACGTCACGGTGTACGTGACGGATCGTCTGCAGCATTTGCGTGGTGTTTTGCGAGCAGGTCGCGGCTGGTTCGACGTGGCTGCCATCAGGACGTTGTCAGCCGGAACATCCGTGAAGGAAGCCATTGATGTGGTGGCGAACAGTTCTGAGCCGGTGCCAGTGCTGGATCACGAGAAGCGCCTGCTGGGCGTGATCAGCCCGCGTCAATTGCTGCTCGCAATGGAGGGAGGCGCCTGATGCTGATCCTTGCCGCTGCCTCTCAAGCCGGTTGGCTCGGTCAGGCGATCGATCTCTGTGTTGCGTGGTTGTTGGCCAATGCCCAGGGATTGTTTGATGTGATCAAGGCGTCGGTCCTGGCCCTGGTCTCGGTCACCGCTTGGTTGCTGGAGTGGCCGCCGGCCTGGTTGTTCGCTCTGATCACCGCGGCGCTCGGGCTCTGGCGAGTCAATGGGGGTTTCGCTCTGTTTGTTTTGCTCGGTTTCAACCTTGTGCTTTCGATGGCGCTGTGGAGCGAGATGATCGCCACTCTCTCGCTGGTGCTGACTGCGTCAGGCCTTGCTCTGCTGATCGGCCTTCCTCTTGGCATTCTTTCGGCACGTTCACGACTGGTGTGGAGGCTGGTGCGCCCTTGCCTGGATCTGATGCAGACCATGCCGGCTTTTGTTTATCTGATTCCAGCTGTGATGTTGTTCAGCACGGGCGCTGTTCCTTCGATCCTGGCCACGCTGATTTTTGCCATGCCACCGGTGGTCCGGCTCACGCACCTGGGAATCGTTCAGGTTCCGGATGACCTCATCGAAGCCGGTCGCTCCTTTGGTTGTACTGATCGACAGTTGCTCTGGAAGGTGCAGATGCCCAATGCCGTTCCCACCGTGATGACCGGGGTCAACCAGACGATCATGCTGTCACTTTCCATGGTCGTGATCGCTTCGATGATCGGTGGTGGCGGTCTCGGTGATGTCGTGTTGCGTGGAATTCAGCAGCTTGATGTGGGGATGGGCTTTGAAGGAGGGATCGCCGTGGTGATTTTGGCGGTGATCCTCGACCGACTCAGTCAGAGCTTTGCCGGTCGTCGTGGATCATCACTGCAAGAGCGTTTGCGCGCCTGGATGTCTGTGTGGAGGGCTTCATGAGCGCTCGACAGATCCGACGACGAGCTTTTCTGCTCGGGGGCCTT
Above is a window of Synechococcus sp. BIOS-E4-1 DNA encoding:
- a CDS encoding proline/glycine betaine ABC transporter permease, encoding MLILAAASQAGWLGQAIDLCVAWLLANAQGLFDVIKASVLALVSVTAWLLEWPPAWLFALITAALGLWRVNGGFALFVLLGFNLVLSMALWSEMIATLSLVLTASGLALLIGLPLGILSARSRLVWRLVRPCLDLMQTMPAFVYLIPAVMLFSTGAVPSILATLIFAMPPVVRLTHLGIVQVPDDLIEAGRSFGCTDRQLLWKVQMPNAVPTVMTGVNQTIMLSLSMVVIASMIGGGGLGDVVLRGIQQLDVGMGFEGGIAVVILAVILDRLSQSFAGRRGSSLQERLRAWMSVWRAS